From the genome of Bos indicus x Bos taurus breed Angus x Brahman F1 hybrid chromosome 14, Bos_hybrid_MaternalHap_v2.0, whole genome shotgun sequence, one region includes:
- the PENK gene encoding proenkephalin-A, whose protein sequence is MARFLGLCTWLLALGPGLLATVRAECSQDCATCSYRLARPTDLNPLACTLECEGKLPSLKTWETCKELLQLTKLELPPDATSALSKQEESHLLAKKYGGFMKRYGGFMKKMDELYPLEAEEEANGGEVLGKRYGGFMKKDAEEDDGLGNSSNLLKELLGAGDQREGSLHQEGSDAEDVSKRYGGFMRGLKRSPHLEDETKELQKRYGGFMRRVGRPEWWMDYQKRYGGFLKRFAEPLPSEEEGESYSKEVPEMEKRYGGFMRF, encoded by the exons ATGGCGCGGTTCCTGGGACTCTGCACTTGGCTGCTGGCGCTCGGCCCCGGGCTCCTGGCGACCGTGAGGGCAGAATGCAGCCAGGACTGCGCCACGTGCAGCTACCGCCTGGCGCGCCCGACCGACCTCAACCCGCTG GCTTGCACTCTGGAATGTGAAGGGAAACTACCTTCTCTCAAGACCTGGGAAACCTGCAAGGAGCTTCTGCAGCTGACCAAACTAGAACTTCCTCCAGATGCCACCAGTGCCCTCAGCAAACAGGAGGAGAGCCACCTGCTTGCTAAGAAGTACGGGGGCTTCATGAAGCGGTATGGGGGCTTCATGAAGAAAATGGATGAGCTGTACCCCCTGGAAGCGGAAGAAGAGGCAAATGGAGGTGAGGTCCTTGGCAAGAGATATGGGGGCTTCATGAAGAAGGATGCAGAGGAAGATGACGGCCTGGGCAACTCCTCCAACCTGCTCAAGGAGCTGCTGGGAGCTGGGGACCAGCGAGAGGGGAGCCTCCACCAGGAGGGCAGTGATGCTGAAGACGTGAGCAAGAGATACGGGGGCTTCATGAGAGGCTTAAAGAGAAGCCCCCACCTAGAAGATGAAACCAAAGAGCTGCAGAAGCGATACGGGGGTTTCATGAGAAGAGTGGGTCGTCCAGAGTGGTGGATGGACTACCAGAAAAGGTACGGTGGCTTCCTCAAGCGCTTCGCCGAGCCCCTACCCTCCGAGGAAGAAGGCGAAAGTTACTCCAAGGAAGTTCctgaaatggagaaaagatatgGAGGATTTATGAGATTTTAA